GGCAGATGAAAGTAACTAGGCTGCAAACCATCCTGTGTTTATACACAACTACTGTCCGTCCAAAGTTTGAAGTAAACCCAGGAAGACATTACATTGGGTTTTAATATTTGGGAggaatttgtgtttatgtttaagagaaagagatcacttgtcaatcatctCTCGGGACTCTGTATTTGCTGTCCTCCAGGGGGAGCTCTCTTTCGAGCGGGACTGCCTGGTGGAAGGGGGTCGACGGGGTCCCATGACCAACGGCACCGAGTACCGAGAGGTGCGGCAGTACCGCTCCGACCACCACCTGCTGCGCTTCTACTTCCTGACGCGAATCTATTCGCCGTACATGGAGAGCGTCCTGGAGGACTTCCGCTGCAGCCTCAAGCCTGACGTCGTCATCGTCGGCTCCTGTATCTGGGATATCTCCAGGTAACCACATacatgttctgttctgttctgttctattctattctagacACCTTTCATTGTTATTCTACCAAAATACACTGTAGATGGTGGTAGCGAGCAGTTCTAAAAGTTTAAATGTTATTGAAATGAAGTGCACTGCTTTCagacggcggccatttttaacactctgggtgggaaactctaGTCCGAGTCGAGTCCAGCTACTGTTGTGgaccaagatgcacatcatacaaacatttcacagattctccactgaaaaacatgttAGAAAACAATGGCTCTCAAGAATTGGTAGGGATATagtttcacattttaaaatatttggtCCAGTCTAGCCtagatagctagctagtagcttattaactagtaagctagctaactaacatcCCTGCTAAATCCAAGCAATCATTGCGGTTCTTggaaaaaataacaattttGTTTCTCCTCCTATCCTCCTCTTTAAGTTAATATATTTTTGGCTACCGCACCGCTGTTAGGTTGATAATGAATTAGAAGGTAGTCATCTTACAGCAACCATCTTTCTGGCAGCAATGAGCCCTAAAAGCATCAGCTGCCTCTGAGTTAAGTTAAGCCTCAGAGATGAATCATCATTTAATAACATTAAAAGTGGTGAACAGTCCAATTCTGCTCCTATTTTAGTGGACAATTACCCTTTCCCAGAAAGGATTAGTTTGGCAATTTTGgccctatatataatttgtctatTACATACCTGTTGTACAATATTAACAATactggctccagagtcagcagTCGGTTGAAATGGCGAGCTCCTGTTTCCTCTTgttgctaacaatgagtccaaacagggtttaccaaaatatctccaaaaaagccagtctgtgaaaacaatatggaGACCAACCGACGTATTTCTATCCACATcccagaaagcagcagcactgcaccaTCTTCTACCAAACTCAACTGTTTACACTCTGACCTTACTGTCCGtaaaactagatcactccgccagtaacgcactttcaccccacagcagtctgtcctgcggcagagaaaaatagttctgtgatttcctgacttgtgaaagtgtgtgtaatggcggaattgtgtcatgtttactctcaactcccctgtgaaGCCGTCAAATAGCTTTTTTATAGATATTTTGTGCACAAAGTTAAAGCTTATGATTTAATTATCCAGGTTCTGTGATGAAAGAGTAATATTCTTCCATACTCTGTCCCAATTTATTGAAGAGCCACCACAATCAGTGTCTTTGTTCCATATTCTAGTAATAGCAAGGGGGTGATGGTGGGGGTGAAGTGTGATAGTGAGCAGCTATGGAGAGAATCATAAATTAACCATATACTACCTTTTTTATGGTTCTTAAAACCTTTTTTATCAATTCCGTGAGTGGATGGCTGGTAGGTTGTATATCAATGGGTATTCCCGCTGCCCAAATAGCTGACTGTAACTGTGAATACATGAAAAAGGATGTAGATGAGATAGCCTACTTTTCACAAAGGTCTTGAATCATACACAGGCCTTTCATTACACCCAAGGTTTGTGTATCAGCATTGTACCACTGCAGTGATATGAACGGTCCACCTCCAGACTGTCATGTATTGTTGTAAAATAAGAGTGCTTGCATGCCATTTGTGTCTAAAATTATAGAATTTCCCCATCTTTTGCCAACTGCCATAGCAAGAATAGCATGACTTATAATTGGTCCATCCGATTGCTAGAGTGTTCAAAATAGCTGCCATGTCAATAAGGTCTATATGCCGAATTCTCCAGAATACCTGATTCAGAAAATGCATGTTGTACCATCTGTGTATATTTGCTAATAAGCAAGGTAGAATTAAAATgcctgatttttatttttttttatttttattttttggtgtcAAGTCGTCTCCATACAAGAGCACATTTCTTTCAAAGGCTACAGACAAGGAAAAGAACTTTAaagtaaaaagagaaaaatattaaTATCCAAAAAAATAATCCTGCACACTCACAAAACAGTCGTCCTGCAGAGAGCTCTCTGCAGGCATGCTGGGATTTGTGGCGCACAGTCCAGCCAGTCTCAGTAATATTCAtaatcagaatcattttattcttggaataaaatgtgcaaaaatgtatCTTGGTGGCATTTAAAAGGACAACAACACTTCACATGTGGTGCAAAGGAACAGTGCAAGACAAACTGTacaataaaccaataaataataactatatactgtacatatcctGTCTTTCTCTAGTATAGTTCCAACCTGTTAAAACACCTACAGTAGAACACAAAACACATGGTACACCATAGATCATTACTTGTCTGACTGGTACAGAATAGTAAAAAACAGaagagtaaacaaaaaaaaattcctgtGTCTGCAATGAAAATGACAGTGATCTCTTGAGAGGTGTGTTTCATAAGTTAACCAAGATGAAACAAgctatttttttccttccccaTAAGCTCGCTCACTTGAGCGCTCATCTGCCATCGCGAATCTCGGTCCTCCACCTCTTTGTTTGGTTTGCATTGAATTTCATTAACGTTCAGCCTTGTTCGGGCTCAGTCGAAGTGAGAGGGAGATGAGTGTGTGATTAATTATGTACAGAGACTGAATGGAATCGCTCAAGCAGCCGCCGGAGGGAGAAAAGTCAGCACTCCCTGTGATGGAGAAAATCAAGTAGCAGCTACATGCAGTTGTTCCCCTGTCCTGACGCATTTCTGCTCCAGAAAATTCCCTCCTCCGCCTAAAACTAGAAAATATTGAACCATATGTCAAGCACCGGAGCGGAACGTAAGAACGTGCACAGGATATTTAAAGACATACTGAAGCTGAGATAAGGCACATCTTTTTTCATCAGTCTACCATCACATGTTTGAGGTATACAGACTTTTGCGTTGCAGGTATGGCTTTGAATGGCTCCCAGAACCATGGTTTGGTTTTGACACCCTGGTGAAGACCTAGATGGCTGAAATGCATCGGTGGCTATTTTGACTTTTGCGCATTGTTTTttacttaaagagtaactaaaccccaaacccaaatctttggtgaagcctgacacctaatggtgaaaatgagggtactgaactggccatctgctattggctggtctttggtgccaccACCTGTTGTATTCTATAGAGGGTCTATAGACTCTTTAAGGTTTGATAACACctacagttggttttctttggtccgaaacATTGCTTacatcattttgtattttttgtaaccttgtttaggttcacactatccaattacaagtgaaccagggctcgtaaacaaatgtcacatggactcacaaccagctcatttattggacagagtttggAGGGGaattccagtctctgtaactatagctaagcatgatggacttgtctgcgctcttcttctctggtgttcacatgaagaaatagctgtatATGAGCATCAGACCATCCAGTCCATTTTGGTATGCTAGGCTTTctaagcatgaggaactgctggctgtcgGATGCCAACATCCGTCTCCTCATACACTGTCCGAAAAAAATGCGTACAATACTCCCATGCAGGAGCGCATTGATTTCTGTAAAAGCTCCGTCTCACTGCACACTTCTTTTAGGTGCAGTGTCTTCGTCTTCCACCTCCTGCACGCATATAAAAGTTTCTTATATTGCAGGTACGGCCTCGAGTGTCTCCCAGAATACAAAGAGAACCTCCACAAGTTCTTTGGGCAGATTAAAGCCATCGTCCGCCATGACTGTCTCATCCTGTGGCTCCTGGCCATGCCACTTGGCAAGAACATCAAGGGTGGATTCCTTGTGCCTGAAGTGAGTTTCTCATGCCAACGGCTGTCAACTGTGTGCCACTGAGgcccgagagtctgcaggttttcattccagccaaacactgcagcagctcatttcacttaTTTGCACACCttcaggcagagaggaggaactaagcGGTGAAATCAGCTACTtgagtgtttggttggaatgaaaacctgcagactcttgggcttCGATGGCACATGGTTAAGAACCATTTTGAAGTGGAAGCAtctagttaaagctgcactaggcaagattgtcgtgtttaaaaaaaaaacctgtcttatcagcctaaaacacaaagtggggctgcaacagagaagagcgtcccatccccactaaatGAGACACTGCAGATTGaccttatttgcccaaattaaattctggtgtcaggatggtcactggtggggaatcttctccacacagtaagtgatgaatcaaaacataacagaaaacatccaaaagtgtctcctaaacatcagtgagtgagcgctccttccagagaaaactggactcgccaaacaatggctgaacctcttctccacctccacctccaccacacactaagaaaAAGACGTGTTATTTCTCTTCCCTATTTCTGgttaatgaagtccttcaaacttggAAAAATTCCAACTGTTATCTCCCACTGCCCCTTGGGGCTGCCAAAGTGCAAGCTGCCTAGTGCATCTTAAACATTCATGGTACAATTGGTGCTAAAGTCaataattttttgttttaaataaacacctactgtgaaaatcatgaaatatttaaaatgcaACATATCAAATTCCAAATATAAAGTACAAGCCATGGGTTATAACaggagcgctctctctctccttttctctccctccttttgtcTGCCTCTGGCTTACTCGATTGACTAGACTGCATTTCTAAAAcggtttgattctgttgacaaccagagagagagcttcTCAAATCCGttaaaacaataaagtcatgGAAACATGTAGCTTCAGCGTGTTGACCCTCTGTCACCACAGATAAACCACTTGGGCCCGACGCTGCGCTTCGACGTGGTCGAGGCCAACTTCTACTGCAGCCGGCTGGCCGACGCCTACGGCCTGGACGTCCTGGACCTGCACTTCCACTTCCGCTTCGGCCTGCGTCACCGCATGCCGGACGGCGTCCACTGGGACGACCTGGCCCACCGCCGCATCACCAGCCTGGTGCTGCGGCACACGGCCGAGGCCTGGGGAGTAGAGCTGCAcgttcccccctctcctccaggaCAAGGTTACTGCACTGACagctagggttagaccgatgtgCCAGTGTGCTGATATAtagggccgatattggccttttgttaaaATCGGATctgggccagtcagtgtggtccacctctgatgtgatggatatgatgcagtttgattgattacatatttattatagatAATTGATCAGTGctatactggttgtctatgggaagacctgaacctgagCTGATTCAGGTTTTTacgcattattattattactgaatacttggaatttttggaatgtttttcttgaaaatggtcaaatttaacgATATTGAATATTAGCAGagaatatcagctatcagcagcttcaattaAAAGATAtctgtattggccttcaaaagcccatatcggtcgaaccctactgACAAAATGAGTTCTGGTGATAATGAGATATCTTACAGAAATGTACACACCAGTTAAGTGTGTAAGAGTCACTGAATGATGGATTTGGTGCATAAACTGTGACCATTTGGTAACACCAAAGAAAAGAAGTGGTTGTTGATGTCTACATGTTGCTATTCAGCGTTTCAGGACATCAGGTGTCACCGAGAAGACTTTGGACACCACGGTATCAGACCAGACCGGCAGCCTCCGAGGCCCCTGCTGCCTCCGAGGCCTCCGCTGAACTCAGGTGAAATAGACTGTCAGttgttgaaatgaaagtttCCGTTTTACTGTCAGTCAGCGATAAGACTTCACCACCTGCGCCCATTTACAGCCCTAGAGAATATATTGGAAGAGAGGCCAACGTGACTGACTTGCTCAATCAACATGCCGAACGTATACAATGTAACACCTTATTCCTGTCTTCATTATGACAGCCATACGGCTGTCATAATGTGTTTGTTATTGGTTTTATCTCAGTAGCGCTGCAGAGACGGAGTCTGGTTCATTACCAGGAGAGCCACGTCAGATCAGCCCGGTTTCAACGTGATGTACCGCCAAACTCAGGTATCAGACACCTCTCATACtggctttatgtgtgtgttatgtctgTCAATTCTTTGTGAATGTGttggtatgtacagtatgtgctttgTACCTGTTCTGTTGTTTGCAGTCTGTTGGTTTGGGATGGAAATTTGAGATGGCATAGGTCAAATAGTATGTAAGATATACTTactcttaaagtaataattggtgattttcatatcaataaatgtccattttggcAGTCTTCATCGCCAATTGGTATAACACAATAGTCACTCCCTCCCATTTTTCGCGATTCTGTGATCAAGTGATTCAAAGCAAAAGCAACAAAATAGCGTATTTTTTCGCAATGCTGTATAATTTGAAATTTGACTGCATACATTATGCATGAAAttgcaaaaatacaca
This region of Centroberyx gerrardi isolate f3 chromosome 23, fCenGer3.hap1.cur.20231027, whole genome shotgun sequence genomic DNA includes:
- the LOC139932338 gene encoding PC-esterase domain-containing protein 1A-like; its protein translation is MRRFVTQSQARKLLHNKFVVVLGGSVQRSMYKDLVLLLQKDRCLTLSQLKSKGELSFERDCLVEGGRRGPMTNGTEYREVRQYRSDHHLLRFYFLTRIYSPYMESVLEDFRCSLKPDVVIVGSCIWDISRYGLECLPEYKENLHKFFGQIKAIVRHDCLILWLLAMPLGKNIKGGFLVPEINHLGPTLRFDVVEANFYCSRLADAYGLDVLDLHFHFRFGLRHRMPDGVHWDDLAHRRITSLVLRHTAEAWGVELHVPPSPPGQGYCTDS